The following are encoded together in the Asticcacaulis sp. genome:
- a CDS encoding XRE family transcriptional regulator gives MINPKDLPHLRTQAERLKWARERSHSSMRSAANAYGWNENTYKSHEQGIRRNDGLVVEDAKKYARAFKVPVDWLLLGTTKMAALPSVPIIGKAAAGINGFAVDDYEPNTHPALDLYQFEDAVAVQVDGDSMQPRFNHGELLMFGRATQDPIQHVGHEVLTEVSDGRLLIKLLYHNKYTGNWDLISHNSRYEPITDKQLLWTRPFIGLLVA, from the coding sequence ATGATCAATCCAAAAGACCTTCCCCACCTACGCACACAAGCCGAAAGGCTGAAGTGGGCGCGTGAGCGATCGCACTCTTCAATGAGAAGCGCCGCAAATGCCTATGGGTGGAATGAAAATACCTACAAGAGCCACGAACAGGGCATTCGGCGTAATGACGGATTGGTTGTCGAGGATGCCAAGAAATATGCGCGCGCCTTTAAGGTGCCCGTAGATTGGCTGTTATTAGGTACGACGAAGATGGCTGCCTTGCCTTCCGTCCCGATAATCGGAAAGGCAGCCGCCGGCATTAATGGCTTTGCGGTCGATGACTATGAGCCGAATACCCACCCGGCACTTGACCTTTATCAGTTTGAAGATGCGGTCGCCGTCCAGGTCGATGGGGATTCCATGCAGCCCCGGTTCAATCATGGTGAGTTGCTTATGTTCGGCAGAGCAACACAAGACCCAATTCAACATGTCGGCCACGAAGTCCTGACCGAAGTTTCAGATGGCCGCCTACTGATTAAATTGCTTTACCATAACAAATACACAGGCAACTGGGACCTAATCAGCCATAATAGCCGATATGAGCCAATTACAGATAAGCAGCTTTTATGGACACGCCCATTCATCGGATTGCTAGTGGCTTAA